The following proteins are encoded in a genomic region of Populus nigra chromosome 16, ddPopNigr1.1, whole genome shotgun sequence:
- the LOC133675988 gene encoding pre-mRNA-splicing factor ATP-dependent RNA helicase DEAH1-like, with product MGDDNLKTWVSDKLMSLLGYSQATVVQYIIGISKQASSSADVLSKLEAFGFPSSTETQSFALEIFAKVPRKASGGLNLYQKQEREAAVLARKQKTYQLLDADDDDEDDDAGGIDNKSLIATTSDRHKKRFRKKIESEEDEDDEVVKQVEEARQVKRRTSSYEEDDDDDSEAERERLRDQREREQLERNIRERDAAGTRKLTEPKLKKKDEEEAVRRSNALEKNELDTLRKVSRQEYLKKREQKKLEEIRDDIEDEQYLFDGVKLTEVEYRDLRYKKEIYELVKKRSEDVEDTNEYRMPEAYDEEGGVNQEKRFSVALQRYRDGSAGDKMNPFAEQEAWEDHQIQKATLKYGSKNKKQISDDYQFVFEDQIEFIKATVVEGDKFDDELATESLDESNAKSALEKLQEDRKTLPIYPYRDELLKAINDHQVIIIVGETGSGKTTQIPQYLHEAGYTKHGKVGCTQPRRVAAMSVAARVSQEMGVKLGHEVGYSIRFEDCTSDKTVLKYMTDGMLLREFLGEPDLAGYSVVMVDEAHERTLSTDILFGLVKDIARFRPDLKLLISSATLDAEKFSDYFDSAPIFKIPGRRFPVEIHYTKAPEADYLDAAVVTVLQIHVTQPPGDILIFLTGQEEIETAEEIMRHRTRGLGTKIAELIICPIYANLPTELQAKIFEPTPEGARKVVLATNIAETSLTIDGIKYVIDPGFCKMKSYNPRTGMESLLVTPISKASAMQRAGRSGRTGPGKCFRLYTAYNYLHDLEDNTIPEIQRTNLANVVLTLKSLGIHDLINFDFMDPPPSEALLKALELLFALSALNKLGELTKVGRRMAEFPLDPMLSKMIVASDKCKCSDEIISIAAMLSVGNSIFYRPKDKQVHADNARMNFHTGNVGDHIALLKVYNSWKETNYSTQWCYENYIQVRSMKRARDVRDQLEGLLERVEIELSSNPNDLDAIKKSITSGFFPHSARLQKNGSYKTVKHSQTVHIHPSSGLSQVLPRWVIYHELVLTTKEYMRQVTELKPDWLVEIAPHYYQMKDVEDPGSKKMPRGQGRASSQQLGS from the exons ATGGGCGATGATAATCTGAAGACATGGGTATCAGATAAGCTAATGTCATTGCTTGGATATTCACAGGCAACTGTGGTTCAGTACATTATTGGAATTT ctaaacaAGCTAGTTCTTCAGCTGATGTGCTTAGTAAACTTGAGGCTTTTGGGTTTCCATCATCGACCGAAACCCAATCTTTTGCTCTAGAAATCTTTGCTAAAGTTCCCCGTAAAGCATCTGGTGGTTTAAAT CTTTATCAAAAACAAGAAAGGGAGGCTGCTGTGTTGGCAAGGAAGCAGAAGACTTATCAACTTTTGGATGCTGATGACGATGACGAGGATGATGATGCTGGTGGTATTGATAATAAGTCTTTGATTGCCACTACATCTGATAGGCACAAGAAACGGTTTAGGAAGAAGATTGAGAGTGAAGAGGATGAAGACGATGAG GTGGTCAAACAAGTGGAAGAAGCAAGACAGGTTAAAAGACGGACTTCCTCatatgaagaagatgatgatgatgattctgAG GCGGAGCGAGAGAGACTGCGTGATCAGAGAGAGAGGGAACAATTAGAGAGAAATATTAGAGAACGTGATGCTGCAGGGACTCGTAAG CTAACAGAGCCAAAGTTGAAAAAGAAGGACGAAG AAGAGGCAGTTCGAAGATCAAATGCTTTGGAGAAAAATGAGCTTGACACTTTGAG AAAGGTGTCACGACAAGAATATCTAAAGAAAAGggaacaaaagaaactggaagaaATAAG AGATGACATTGAGGATGAACAATACCTCTTTGATGGTGTGAAGCTCACGGAAGTTGAATATCGTGATCTAAG ATACAAGAAGGAAATTTATGAGCTTGTGAAAAAGAGGTCAGAGGACGTTGAGGACACGAATGAG TACAGGATGCCAGAAGCATATGATGAAGAAGGAGGCGTTAATCAGGAGAAGAGATTTTCTGTGGCCTTGCAGCGTTACAG GGATGGCAGCGCTGGAGATAAAATGAACCCATTTGCTGAACAGGAAGCTTGGGAAGATCATCAAATTC AAAAAGCAACATTGAAATATggttctaaaaataaaaagcaaatatctGATGATTATCA GTTTGTGTTTGAGGACCAGATTGAGTTTATCAAGGCAACGGTTGTGGAGGGTGACAAG TTTGATGATGAGCTGGCCACTGAGTCACTTGATGAGTCCAATGCAAAATCAGCTTTAGAGAAGCTTCAG gAAGATAGAAAAACCTTGCCTATCTATCCATATCGAGATGAATTGCTCAAAGCTATCAATGATCATCAG GTTATTATCATAGTGGGAGAAACTGGTTCAGGGAAGACCACACAGATACCACAGTATCTTCATGAAGCTGGTTACACCAAGCATGGGAAG GTTGGTTGTACACAGCCAAGGCGAGTTGCTGCCATGAGTGTTGCTGCTAGAGTTTCTCAAGAAATGGGTGTGAAACTTGGGCATGAG GTTGGCTACTCCATTCGTTTTGAAGATTGCACTTCAGATAAGACTGTTTTGAAATATATGACTGATGGAATGCTCTTGCGTGAATTTCTTGGCGAACCAGATCTGGCAGGCTACAG TGTTGTGATGGTGGATGAGGCACATGAAAGAACTTTGTCAACTGACATACTGTTTGGATTGGTAAAG GATATAGCCCGTTTTCGACCAGATTTAAAGTTGCTTATTTCAAGTGCAACACTTGATGCTGAGAAATTTAGTGATTACTTTGATTCTGCTCCAATTTTCAAAATTCCTGGGAGGAGGTTTCCTGTCGAGATACACTATACAAAAGCCCCAGAAGCTGATTACTTAGATGCAGCTGTTGTAACTGTACTTCAAATCCATGTGACACAGCCGCCTggagatattttaatatttctcaCTGGTCAGGAGGAAATAGAGACAGCTGAGGAGATTATGAGGCATAGGACAAGGGGTTTGGGTACAAAAATTGCGGAACTTATTATTTGCCCTATATATGCTAACTTACCCACAGAGCTCCAAGCTAAAATATTTGAGCCCACTCCTGAAGGAGCACGGAAGGTAGTTCTCGCAACAAATATTGCAGAAACATCCTTAACAATTGATGGGATCAAGTATGTCATAGATCCAGGTTTTTGCAAGATGAAATCATACAACCCTAGGACTGGGATGGAATCTTTGCTGGTCACACCCATTTCAAAAGCATCAGCAATGCAGCGTGCTGGCCGGTCTGGACGAACTggtccaggaaagtgttttcggTTGTATACTGCTTACAATTATCTTCATGACCTGGAAGATAATACAATACCAGAAATACAAAGAACTAATCTGGCCAATGTTGTGCTCACTTTGAAGAGTCTTGGAATCCATGAcctaataaattttgattttatggaTCCTCCACCTTCAGAGGCATTACTTAAGGCTCTGGAACTGCTCTTTGCACTGAGTGCACTAAATAAACTTGGTGAGTTGACTAAAGTTGGTAGAAGAATGGCTGAGTTCCCCCTTGATCCCATGCTGTCTAAAATGATTGTTGCTTCTGACAAGTGCAAATGCTCAGATGAGATAATTTCTATTGCTGCCATGCTTTCTGTTGGAAATTCAATCTTCTATCGTCCAAAGGACAAACAAGTTCATGCTGACAATGCCAGAATGAATTTCCACACTGGAAATGTGGGGGACCATATTGCTCTTCTCAAG GTGTATAATTCTTGGAAGGAAACTAATTATTCGACACAATGGTGTTATGAAAATTATATTCAG GTAAGGAGTATGAAGCGAGCCAGGGATGTACGAGACCAGTTGGAGGGCCTTTTGGAGAGGGTTGAAATTGAGCTATCATCCAACCCCAATGATTTAGATGCGATAAAGAAGTCCATAACTTCTG GTTTTTTCCCCCATTCTGCTAGGCTACAGAAGAATGGATCCTACAAAACTGTGAAACATTCACAGACGGTTCACATTCATCCCAGCTCAGGGTTGTCGCAG GTGCTCCCAAGATGGGTTATATACCACGAGTTGGTTCTTACTACTAAGGAGTACATGAGGCAG GTAACGGAACTAAAGCCAGACTGGCTGGTAGAAATAGCTCCCCATTATTACCAGATGAAGGATGTTGAAGATC CGGGGTCGAAGAAAATGCCACGAGGGCAGGGACGAGCATCATCGCAGCAGCTGGGTTCATAA